In the genome of Kineosporia corallincola, one region contains:
- a CDS encoding (2,3-dihydroxybenzoyl)adenylate synthase, giving the protein MTQTIGQPDRTALTFDQAYVKHWRNVTFGGELRRWARRWPGRTAVVDPGARLTFHQLDAQADLVAAGFARLGLARGDRVVVQLPNGADFVLAWFGLQRLGAVPVHAMPAHRRDEITHLAAASGARALVVADRQGRFDLRAMAEEVCADLRTRGLTEPMVVVVGEPGRHIGFTDLRAAGPPPQPVSPAQPVPGHRPTLRLVPVERADPDDPAGPAPGDLALLLISGGTTGRPKLIPRSHTDYDLNVRLGVRAAGMDESTVYLAVLPAGFNFTLACPGVLGALSVGGTVVMAPDPSPATAFDLIEAEGVTHTALTPALVPHWLDEARFRPQALATVRVVQVGGARLPDETARTAGPALGATIQQVYGMAEGLVCYTALDDPIELVTTTQGRPGCPDDELLVVRPGTTEPAQQGELLVRGPYTLRAYYNGPQPDSSFTADGFYRTGDEVRRLPGGHVVVVGRVKDQINRGGEKYAAVEVEEHLLQLPGVGAAAIVAVPDPDWGDAAVAVLVHDGPAPTVRALAAYLRGRGLAAYKAPQRVHLLPRMPLTAVGKVDKQALRALLTP; this is encoded by the coding sequence ATGACGCAGACGATCGGGCAACCGGACCGGACCGCCTTGACTTTCGATCAGGCGTATGTAAAACATTGGCGAAACGTTACTTTCGGTGGTGAACTGCGCCGCTGGGCGCGCCGCTGGCCCGGCCGCACCGCCGTGGTCGATCCCGGCGCCCGCCTGACCTTTCACCAGCTCGACGCGCAGGCCGACCTGGTGGCAGCCGGATTCGCCCGGCTGGGCCTCGCCCGGGGCGACCGGGTCGTCGTCCAGCTGCCCAACGGGGCCGACTTCGTGCTGGCCTGGTTCGGGTTGCAGCGGCTGGGAGCCGTTCCCGTGCACGCCATGCCGGCCCACCGCCGTGACGAGATCACGCACCTGGCCGCCGCCTCCGGGGCCCGCGCGCTGGTGGTGGCCGACCGGCAGGGACGGTTCGACCTGCGCGCGATGGCCGAGGAGGTGTGTGCCGACCTGAGGACGAGAGGACTGACGGAGCCGATGGTCGTCGTCGTGGGCGAGCCCGGGCGGCACATCGGCTTCACCGATCTGCGGGCGGCCGGCCCACCGCCGCAACCGGTATCGCCGGCTCAGCCGGTGCCGGGGCATCGTCCCACCCTCCGGCTGGTACCGGTGGAGCGTGCCGACCCCGACGACCCGGCCGGCCCGGCCCCCGGCGACCTGGCCCTGCTGCTGATCTCCGGCGGCACGACCGGGCGCCCGAAGCTCATCCCGCGCAGCCACACCGACTACGACCTCAACGTCCGGCTCGGGGTCCGGGCCGCCGGGATGGACGAGAGCACGGTGTATCTCGCGGTGCTGCCGGCCGGATTCAACTTCACTCTCGCCTGCCCGGGGGTGCTGGGTGCCCTGTCGGTGGGCGGAACCGTGGTCATGGCACCGGATCCCAGTCCGGCGACCGCCTTCGACCTGATCGAGGCCGAGGGCGTGACGCACACCGCGCTCACCCCCGCGCTGGTGCCGCACTGGCTGGACGAGGCCCGGTTCCGGCCGCAGGCCCTGGCCACCGTGCGGGTGGTGCAGGTGGGTGGTGCCCGGCTGCCCGACGAGACGGCCCGCACCGCCGGGCCCGCACTCGGCGCGACGATCCAGCAGGTCTACGGCATGGCCGAGGGCCTCGTCTGCTACACCGCACTCGACGACCCGATCGAGCTGGTGACCACCACCCAGGGGCGTCCCGGCTGCCCGGACGACGAGCTGCTCGTCGTGCGCCCGGGCACCACCGAACCCGCCCAGCAGGGCGAGCTGCTCGTCCGGGGCCCCTACACGCTGCGCGCCTACTACAACGGCCCGCAACCGGACTCCTCGTTCACCGCGGACGGCTTCTACCGCACCGGTGACGAGGTGCGCCGGCTGCCCGGCGGGCACGTGGTGGTCGTCGGGCGGGTGAAGGACCAGATCAACCGCGGCGGGGAGAAGTACGCCGCCGTCGAGGTGGAGGAGCACCTGCTCCAGCTTCCGGGAGTCGGCGCCGCCGCGATCGTCGCCGTACCGGACCCGGACTGGGGTGACGCCGCGGTGGCCGTGCTGGTGCACGACGGCCCGGCACCGACCGTCCGGGCCCTGGCGGCGTATCTGCGCGGACGCGGCCTGGCCGCCTACAAGGCCCCCCAGCGTGTTCACCTCCTGCCCCGGATGCCCCTGACCGCCGTCGGCAAGGTCGACAAACAGGCGCTCCGGGCACTGCTCACCCCCTGA
- a CDS encoding non-ribosomal peptide synthetase, whose translation MTRTPDPIADLADALDLDPDEIHDDTDLFELGLDSLTVIRLAGRWRRSGYQVGFADLVENPTPAGWRAALSGTATGTAPAHESATVDDETPFDLATLQHAYWVGRQDGQPFGGVAAHFYVELDGQDVEPDRLRDALRRITARHKMLRMRMTPQGQQWTAPASSAAHADITVHDLRRLDDDARTQALETAREQLTHRRMDVDAGQVLDLRLSLLPGGATRLHVDLDMIAADALSLRVLVADLAHAYQDPTWTAPEPESSYQQYLSALAQVGSVERERDRDWWSARAADLPGAPGLPLLPDAGTPALAARSVRLHHWADPQTTAQLGRAAATNGVTLAAALATAFAESIGAWCENPEFLLNLPLFARQPIVPQVDDLLGDFSSSVLLPVDLSHPATFAQRATRIRADLHAAVAHGSYGGVEVLRDLARLRGGTVLAPVVYTSAVGLGEIYGPAVRACFGSPVWTVSQGPQVWLDAQVTEHEGGLLLNWDVRLDALREAPVRAAFDAYRALVTALAEDPGAWQRPGTPPPPAPRPELDASARRHPPRLLQTPFLDRARTAPDHPALIFGESTLTYGELAGRAGRTARELTRAGAAPGDSVLITLPKGPDQVIAALGVLLAGCTYVPVGIDQPATRRARIQAAAGARLALTTGDLMDDVRSAGAHPLLVPEGSEEFGVPSDPADIAYVLFTSGSTGEPKGVEISHAAAANTIDALNQRFGIGPDDRVLTVSALEFDLSVYDMFGLLAAGGTLVLLPQEQRADPPAWYRSVLRHGVSVWNTVPAVFGLLLGAAEAAGQTDPAGAGLPLRTVLLGGDRVTGDLPGRLHALAPHARFAALGGMTEAAIHSTVFEVGPGESGDPADPGLPWGVPLDGVACRVVDAAGHDRPDDVIGELWMGGAGLARGYRGDPERTSGRFVHEAGRRWYRTGDLAVVRPGGLLEFAGRADHQVKVNGHRIEPGEIEAVLSAHPGVSAASVQAISTGAGTHLAALVVTGAPHSALHDWLAGHLPPHMRCAWFAGAEALPLSRNGKIDRAAVQRLLLASTPHSTTGRTGEAPSSELERSVARAWQDLLGTGPVTRDDDFFALGGDSLLATRLLVTLDQLGVQGASLGAVFSRPRLADLCTGLVLGAGQADPPADGLEEVAGGGPAHRHDPFPLTDVQRAYLIGRDPDLPLGGVGTWQYNEFDGEDVDLDRLQRAWDAVQARHDMLRAVIEDGAQRVPEKPEPVRIVVQDVTGDPEAALSGLRRRLSHRMVDLARGPLVEIGAVRYRRDGQVRTRLGIGYDYIVLDALSIMRVLTELDTRYTDPEADLGPVGPLFRDYVLAHEGHQPDPGHLAHWERRLAELPPGPELPLTRSPETVSGASFERRQHLLAPELWQGLQERARRYRVTVPSVLLAAYGEVLARWSGSDGVTVTLTRFDRRPVHPRIDLAVGDFTTLAPAGYRRPAGTGFAEAVRAVHRRTGEDLDHSDVPASWLLRRLASAGGEGRPVPVVFTSAVGVAGDVTMDRSPGFPQPVWGLSQSPQVCLDNQVLPAHGGLQVTWDAAAGLLRESVLDDMFEAYLTLLTALARPDGDDTLPDLLPPSQRSVRQQVSATGDGGEPVTLLAPVLERIAAAPERPALIDRDGTVTTYGALGEDVRRWTGLLAAHGVRPGDLVAITLPKGPVQVTAALGVLAAGAAYVPVGVTTPPARRSALYRLAGVRHVITDESISGSDGFAVLDPSALAGAVPADPVPASPGDLAYVIFTSGSTGAPKGVETTHDAAANTCRDIVTRYRIGPEDRVLALSSLEFDLSVFDVFGTLGAGGTVVLPGEGERRDPAGWLEQVDRQRVTVWNTVPALLDLLITEAGDSGRADSLRLALVSGDWVGLDLAARLRRITAGRSGSPARLVALGGATEAAIWSNAFEVGEVPEHWTSIPYGFALSGQRYRVVGPSGHDAPDGVPGELWIGGRGVARGYRGEPERTAERFVLHEGERWYRTGDLGRFWADGTLEFLGRTDHQVKINGHRLELGEVEAALEALPGVHRAVVAAPGARGRRVLHAVIEAPADVTDPRAALEAVLPAHAVPSRIIRLDALPLTPNGKVDRAAVLALTTEEPAGNPSHRRELSAAQAALAPLWEEATGSGVVDPDEGFFASGGDSLTALRLVATVRERFGVPLSARDLFAAPTLTALARHLEKADDTWRRDGVDEGTL comes from the coding sequence GTGACCCGCACCCCCGACCCGATCGCCGACCTGGCCGACGCCCTCGACCTCGATCCGGACGAGATCCACGACGACACCGACCTGTTCGAACTCGGCCTGGACTCCCTGACGGTGATCCGCCTGGCCGGCCGATGGCGCCGGTCCGGTTACCAGGTCGGCTTCGCCGACCTCGTGGAGAACCCGACGCCGGCCGGCTGGCGCGCGGCGCTGTCCGGCACCGCCACCGGTACTGCCCCGGCGCACGAATCCGCAACGGTGGACGACGAGACCCCGTTCGATCTAGCCACCCTCCAGCACGCCTACTGGGTCGGGCGCCAGGACGGCCAGCCCTTCGGCGGCGTCGCGGCCCACTTCTACGTCGAGCTGGACGGGCAGGACGTGGAACCGGACCGGCTGCGCGACGCCCTGCGCCGGATCACCGCCCGGCACAAGATGCTACGGATGCGGATGACCCCGCAGGGACAGCAGTGGACGGCACCCGCCTCGTCCGCCGCCCACGCCGACATCACCGTGCACGACCTGCGCCGGCTGGACGACGACGCCCGCACGCAGGCCCTGGAGACGGCCCGCGAGCAGCTGACCCACCGGCGCATGGACGTCGACGCCGGGCAGGTGCTCGACCTGCGGCTCAGCCTGCTGCCCGGCGGCGCCACCCGGCTGCACGTGGACCTGGACATGATCGCCGCCGATGCCCTGAGCCTGCGCGTGCTGGTAGCTGATCTGGCCCACGCGTACCAGGACCCGACCTGGACCGCGCCCGAACCGGAATCCTCTTACCAGCAGTACCTTTCGGCCCTGGCCCAGGTCGGGTCCGTCGAGCGGGAACGGGACCGGGACTGGTGGTCCGCCCGGGCCGCCGACCTGCCCGGCGCCCCCGGCCTGCCGCTGCTGCCCGACGCCGGGACCCCTGCCCTCGCGGCCCGCAGCGTCCGCCTCCACCACTGGGCCGACCCACAGACCACCGCCCAGCTGGGCCGGGCCGCCGCGACCAACGGGGTGACCCTGGCCGCCGCGCTGGCCACCGCCTTCGCCGAGAGCATCGGGGCCTGGTGCGAGAACCCCGAATTCCTGCTCAATCTGCCGCTGTTCGCCCGGCAGCCGATCGTGCCCCAGGTGGACGACCTGCTCGGTGACTTCTCCTCCTCCGTTTTGCTGCCCGTCGACCTGAGTCACCCGGCCACCTTCGCCCAGCGCGCCACCCGCATCCGGGCCGACCTGCACGCCGCCGTCGCGCACGGCTCCTACGGCGGGGTCGAGGTGCTGCGTGACCTGGCGCGCCTGCGCGGTGGCACCGTGCTGGCGCCGGTCGTATACACCAGCGCCGTCGGGCTGGGCGAGATCTACGGCCCGGCGGTGCGCGCCTGCTTCGGATCGCCGGTGTGGACCGTCTCGCAGGGTCCGCAGGTCTGGCTGGACGCCCAGGTCACCGAGCACGAGGGCGGGCTACTGCTGAACTGGGACGTACGCCTCGACGCCCTGCGGGAGGCCCCGGTCCGGGCCGCCTTCGACGCCTACCGCGCGCTGGTCACCGCGCTGGCCGAGGACCCCGGCGCCTGGCAGCGGCCCGGCACCCCGCCACCTCCCGCACCCCGGCCGGAGCTCGACGCGAGCGCCCGGCGTCATCCCCCACGCCTGCTCCAGACCCCCTTCCTCGACCGGGCCCGCACCGCGCCCGATCACCCCGCCCTGATCTTCGGCGAGAGCACGCTGACCTACGGCGAACTCGCCGGACGCGCCGGGCGCACCGCCCGTGAACTGACCCGGGCCGGGGCAGCGCCGGGCGACAGCGTGCTGATCACTCTGCCGAAGGGCCCTGACCAGGTGATCGCCGCACTCGGCGTGCTGCTGGCCGGCTGCACCTACGTACCGGTCGGCATCGACCAGCCGGCGACCCGCCGGGCCCGCATCCAGGCCGCCGCGGGCGCCCGTCTGGCCCTCACCACCGGGGACCTGATGGACGACGTGCGATCGGCCGGGGCCCACCCGCTCCTGGTGCCCGAGGGCTCGGAGGAGTTCGGCGTGCCGAGCGATCCCGCGGACATCGCCTACGTCCTGTTCACCTCCGGATCCACCGGTGAGCCGAAGGGCGTCGAGATCTCCCACGCCGCCGCCGCGAACACGATCGACGCCCTCAACCAGCGCTTCGGCATCGGCCCGGACGACCGGGTGCTCACCGTGTCGGCGCTGGAGTTCGACCTGTCGGTCTACGACATGTTCGGTCTGCTCGCGGCCGGCGGCACCCTGGTGCTCCTGCCGCAGGAGCAGCGCGCCGACCCGCCCGCCTGGTACCGGTCCGTGCTGCGGCACGGGGTGAGCGTGTGGAACACCGTTCCCGCGGTCTTCGGGCTGCTGCTGGGCGCCGCCGAGGCAGCCGGCCAGACCGATCCGGCTGGGGCTGGTCTGCCGCTGCGCACCGTGCTGCTGGGCGGCGACCGGGTGACCGGCGACCTGCCCGGGCGCCTGCACGCCCTGGCCCCGCACGCCCGGTTCGCCGCACTCGGCGGGATGACCGAGGCAGCCATCCACTCAACCGTTTTCGAGGTGGGCCCCGGCGAGAGCGGCGATCCGGCCGATCCGGGCCTGCCGTGGGGCGTCCCCCTGGACGGTGTCGCCTGCCGCGTGGTCGACGCGGCCGGCCACGACCGGCCCGACGACGTGATCGGCGAGCTGTGGATGGGCGGCGCCGGACTGGCCCGCGGCTACCGGGGCGATCCGGAGCGTACGTCCGGGCGGTTCGTCCACGAGGCCGGCCGGCGCTGGTACCGCACCGGAGACCTGGCCGTGGTCCGGCCCGGCGGCCTGCTGGAGTTCGCCGGGCGGGCCGACCACCAGGTCAAGGTGAACGGCCACCGGATCGAACCGGGCGAGATCGAAGCCGTCCTCAGCGCGCACCCCGGCGTGAGTGCCGCCTCGGTGCAGGCGATCAGCACCGGCGCAGGCACCCACCTGGCGGCTCTGGTCGTCACCGGCGCTCCCCACTCCGCGCTGCACGACTGGCTCGCCGGGCACCTGCCGCCGCACATGCGGTGCGCCTGGTTCGCCGGCGCCGAGGCCCTGCCGCTGAGCCGCAACGGCAAGATCGACCGCGCCGCCGTGCAACGGCTCCTGCTGGCGAGCACACCGCACAGCACCACCGGCCGCACCGGCGAGGCCCCCAGCAGCGAGCTGGAACGGTCCGTGGCCCGCGCCTGGCAGGACCTGCTCGGGACCGGCCCGGTCACCCGGGACGACGACTTCTTCGCGCTCGGCGGCGACTCGCTGCTGGCCACCCGCCTGCTGGTGACGCTCGACCAGCTCGGCGTGCAGGGTGCGAGCCTGGGCGCCGTCTTCTCCCGCCCACGACTGGCCGACCTGTGCACCGGCCTGGTTCTCGGTGCGGGACAGGCCGATCCGCCCGCCGACGGGCTCGAGGAGGTGGCCGGAGGCGGGCCGGCACACCGGCACGACCCGTTCCCGCTCACCGACGTGCAGCGGGCCTACCTGATCGGCCGGGACCCGGACCTGCCGCTCGGCGGCGTCGGCACCTGGCAGTACAACGAGTTCGACGGCGAGGACGTGGACCTGGATCGGCTCCAGCGGGCCTGGGACGCCGTGCAGGCCCGGCACGACATGCTGCGTGCCGTCATTGAAGACGGCGCGCAACGGGTTCCGGAGAAACCGGAGCCGGTGAGGATCGTCGTGCAGGACGTCACCGGTGATCCCGAGGCCGCACTGAGCGGCCTGCGCCGGCGTCTCTCGCACCGGATGGTAGACCTGGCCCGCGGCCCCCTGGTAGAGATCGGGGCGGTGCGCTACCGCCGCGACGGGCAGGTCCGCACCCGGCTGGGCATCGGCTACGACTACATCGTGCTCGACGCCCTGTCCATCATGCGGGTGCTCACCGAGCTGGACACCCGATACACCGATCCGGAGGCCGACCTCGGCCCGGTGGGACCCTTGTTCCGCGACTACGTGCTGGCTCACGAGGGCCACCAGCCCGACCCCGGGCACCTGGCGCACTGGGAACGCCGGCTGGCCGAGCTTCCCCCCGGCCCGGAGCTGCCGCTGACCCGTTCCCCCGAAACGGTTTCCGGCGCGTCCTTCGAGCGACGCCAGCATCTGCTGGCCCCGGAGCTCTGGCAGGGATTGCAGGAAAGGGCCCGCCGGTACCGGGTCACGGTGCCCTCGGTCCTGCTCGCCGCCTACGGCGAGGTGCTGGCCCGGTGGAGCGGTTCCGACGGCGTGACGGTCACCCTGACCCGGTTCGACCGGCGGCCGGTGCATCCCCGGATCGACCTCGCGGTGGGCGATTTCACCACGCTCGCCCCGGCCGGGTACCGGCGGCCGGCCGGCACCGGGTTCGCCGAGGCGGTGCGCGCGGTGCACCGGCGCACCGGCGAGGACCTGGACCACAGCGACGTGCCGGCCTCCTGGCTGCTGCGCCGTCTGGCCTCGGCCGGGGGTGAGGGGCGGCCCGTGCCGGTCGTCTTCACCAGCGCGGTCGGTGTGGCCGGCGACGTCACGATGGACCGCTCCCCCGGTTTCCCCCAGCCGGTCTGGGGTCTGTCCCAGTCACCTCAGGTCTGCCTGGACAACCAGGTACTGCCGGCCCACGGTGGCCTTCAGGTCACCTGGGACGCCGCGGCCGGGCTGCTGCGTGAGAGTGTGCTCGACGACATGTTCGAGGCCTACCTGACTCTGCTGACCGCTCTGGCCCGGCCGGACGGGGACGACACCCTGCCCGACCTCCTTCCCCCCTCGCAACGTTCCGTCCGGCAGCAGGTTTCGGCAACCGGGGACGGCGGTGAACCCGTGACCCTCCTGGCCCCCGTCCTGGAGCGGATCGCCGCGGCCCCGGAGCGTCCGGCCCTGATCGACCGGGACGGGACGGTGACCACGTACGGCGCCCTGGGCGAGGACGTGAGGCGCTGGACGGGTCTGCTGGCCGCCCACGGTGTCCGGCCCGGTGACCTGGTCGCGATCACCCTGCCGAAGGGACCGGTCCAGGTGACGGCGGCGCTGGGGGTGCTGGCAGCCGGCGCCGCCTACGTCCCGGTCGGGGTCACCACGCCGCCGGCCCGGCGCAGCGCCCTGTACCGGCTGGCCGGTGTGCGGCACGTGATCACGGACGAGAGCATCTCGGGGTCAGACGGTTTCGCCGTCCTGGATCCTTCGGCCCTGGCCGGTGCGGTGCCGGCCGACCCGGTTCCGGCGTCCCCCGGAGACCTGGCCTACGTCATCTTCACCTCCGGCTCCACCGGGGCGCCGAAGGGTGTGGAGACCACTCATGACGCCGCCGCCAACACCTGCCGCGACATCGTCACCCGATACCGGATCGGGCCGGAGGACCGGGTGCTGGCCCTGTCGTCCCTGGAGTTCGACCTGTCGGTGTTCGACGTCTTCGGGACGCTGGGGGCCGGCGGCACGGTGGTGCTGCCCGGGGAGGGCGAGCGCCGGGACCCGGCCGGATGGCTGGAACAGGTTGATCGGCAGCGGGTCACGGTGTGGAACACGGTGCCCGCCCTGCTGGACCTGCTGATCACGGAGGCGGGCGACAGCGGGCGGGCGGATTCGCTGCGCCTGGCTCTGGTCTCCGGTGACTGGGTGGGCCTGGACCTGGCCGCACGGCTGCGCCGGATCACCGCCGGCCGGTCCGGCAGCCCGGCCCGGCTGGTCGCCCTGGGTGGCGCCACCGAGGCGGCGATCTGGTCGAACGCGTTCGAGGTGGGTGAGGTTCCGGAGCACTGGACGTCGATCCCGTACGGTTTCGCCCTCAGCGGGCAGCGGTACCGGGTGGTGGGCCCGAGCGGGCACGACGCCCCCGACGGCGTTCCCGGCGAACTGTGGATCGGCGGCCGGGGCGTGGCCCGCGGCTACCGGGGCGAACCGGAGCGCACGGCCGAGCGTTTCGTGCTGCACGAGGGTGAACGCTGGTACCGCACCGGGGACCTGGGACGGTTCTGGGCCGACGGCACACTGGAGTTCCTCGGTCGCACCGACCATCAGGTCAAGATCAACGGTCATCGGCTGGAACTGGGTGAGGTGGAGGCCGCCCTGGAGGCGCTGCCCGGGGTTCACCGGGCCGTGGTCGCCGCTCCCGGGGCCCGGGGGCGGCGGGTGCTGCACGCCGTGATCGAGGCCCCGGCCGACGTCACGGACCCCCGCGCGGCACTGGAGGCCGTGCTTCCGGCGCATGCCGTTCCCTCACGGATCATCCGGCTGGACGCGCTGCCCCTGACCCCGAACGGCAAGGTGGACCGGGCGGCCGTACTGGCCCTGACCACCGAGGAACCGGCCGGGAACCCGTCACACCGGAGGGAACTGAGCGCGGCACAGGCGGCGCTGGCGCCCCTGTGGGAGGAGGCGACCGGGTCGGGCGTGGTCGATCCCGACGAGGGGTTCTTCGCCTCCGGCGGCGACAGCCTGACGGCGCTGCGTCTGGTGGCGACCGTGCGCGAGCGCTTCGGGGTGCCGCTGTCGGCGCGTGACCTGTTCGCCGCGCCGACCCTGACCGCCCTGGCGCGGCACCTGGAGAAGGCCGACGACACCTGGCGCCGGGACGGGGTGGACGAGGGCACCCTGTAA
- a CDS encoding ferredoxin, with product MRIRVDAERCIGAGQCVRWAPRYFDQDEETGIVKPVGRDREFEVDASDADPAGAVRACPSGAVRLIGDEAD from the coding sequence ATGCGGATACGGGTGGATGCCGAGCGGTGCATCGGCGCGGGGCAGTGCGTGCGATGGGCGCCCCGGTACTTCGACCAGGACGAGGAGACCGGCATCGTGAAGCCGGTCGGCCGGGACCGCGAGTTCGAGGTCGACGCCTCCGACGCCGACCCGGCCGGGGCCGTGCGGGCCTGTCCCTCCGGCGCCGTCCGTCTCATCGGGGACGAGGCCGACTAG
- a CDS encoding class I SAM-dependent methyltransferase, with product MSEATSQNWAQSLPLLISEAELGLPVLSGALGWAGSWLPAVREVMDLGSGAGVLTLALAEAFGRARVTAVDGTPELLEAVTARAREAGLDERVRTALRDLPGGVADLPAADLVWASQVVHHLPDPVRALEIFGDRLTPAGVLLVREGGLPTRFLPDGEYPGLLARLEAAVEQRASGLANPAGLVTPRGAWPDLIRRAGLKHLGSSTFVTEVQAPVPEGTRTALARRLGMFTTFAGDLLSAADREAIGELVDPGSPRGVLRREDLYVLAAGTVHAARRARP from the coding sequence ATGTCTGAAGCGACGTCACAGAACTGGGCACAGTCCCTTCCGCTACTGATCAGCGAAGCGGAACTGGGCCTGCCGGTGCTGTCGGGAGCCTTGGGGTGGGCAGGCTCGTGGCTGCCGGCGGTGCGCGAGGTAATGGATCTCGGCAGCGGGGCCGGCGTGCTCACGCTCGCCCTGGCCGAGGCGTTCGGGCGGGCACGGGTCACGGCCGTGGACGGCACGCCGGAACTGCTGGAGGCGGTCACGGCCCGCGCCCGGGAGGCCGGGCTGGACGAGCGGGTCCGCACCGCGCTGCGCGACCTGCCCGGAGGAGTTGCCGACCTGCCGGCCGCCGACCTCGTGTGGGCCAGTCAGGTCGTGCACCACCTGCCCGATCCGGTGCGGGCACTGGAGATCTTCGGTGACCGGCTGACACCGGCCGGGGTGTTGCTGGTACGCGAGGGAGGGCTGCCCACGCGGTTCCTTCCCGACGGGGAGTACCCGGGTCTGCTCGCCCGGCTGGAGGCGGCTGTCGAGCAGCGGGCCTCCGGCCTGGCCAACCCCGCGGGTCTGGTCACTCCCCGGGGCGCCTGGCCGGACCTGATCCGCAGGGCGGGCCTGAAGCACCTGGGCAGCAGCACCTTCGTGACCGAGGTGCAGGCGCCGGTGCCCGAAGGCACCCGCACGGCGCTGGCCCGCCGGCTGGGCATGTTCACCACCTTCGCCGGCGACCTGCTGAGCGCGGCGGACCGGGAGGCGATCGGTGAGCTGGTCGATCCCGGCAGCCCTCGGGGTGTGCTGCGCCGGGAAGACCTCTACGTGCTGGCCGCAGGGACGGTGCACGCGGCCCGGCGGGCCCGGCCGTAG
- a CDS encoding LysR family transcriptional regulator produces the protein MPAEDIETQDLRVFLAVARHGSLSAAAKELFLSTPSVGSRIAALEAKVGAPLFTRHRRGSALTGAGEQFLPYAQRCLAVLDDARRAIRSSAPGHVVVSTPATLAPVLLPEVVTVLGEKGLRTRGRVAHSHEVVLQLTQGSADVGFLLNGVAPPALMSRRLARSALVTVARKGHPLARRACLETVDLLTTPLTVYRWNSEAETLVTSLDHPDRPATAPVTIVGLPSVALDMVLLHDHVAVVPEFSIAATPGGEDSLSRLPLALPDWSLDVQLMFRRDAQRTVAVQALVEAAQRLTDRITTTR, from the coding sequence ATGCCCGCCGAGGACATCGAAACCCAGGACCTCCGCGTGTTTTTGGCGGTGGCCCGGCACGGCAGCCTCTCGGCCGCAGCCAAGGAGCTGTTTCTGTCCACGCCGTCAGTGGGCTCACGCATCGCCGCGCTCGAGGCCAAGGTCGGGGCGCCACTGTTCACCCGGCACCGCCGGGGCTCAGCCCTGACCGGCGCCGGCGAGCAGTTCCTGCCCTACGCCCAGCGCTGCCTGGCTGTGCTCGACGACGCCCGGCGCGCCATCCGGTCCAGCGCACCGGGGCACGTGGTCGTGTCCACGCCGGCCACCCTGGCCCCGGTGCTGCTGCCCGAGGTCGTCACCGTCCTGGGCGAGAAGGGCCTGCGCACCCGGGGACGCGTGGCGCACAGTCATGAGGTCGTCCTCCAGCTGACCCAGGGATCGGCGGACGTCGGGTTCCTGCTGAACGGGGTCGCGCCGCCGGCCCTGATGTCACGGCGCCTGGCCCGCTCCGCCCTGGTCACGGTCGCCAGGAAAGGACACCCGCTGGCCCGCCGGGCCTGTCTCGAGACGGTCGATCTGCTCACCACCCCACTGACCGTGTACCGCTGGAACAGCGAGGCCGAGACCCTGGTCACCAGCCTCGACCACCCGGACCGGCCGGCCACCGCCCCGGTGACGATCGTCGGCCTGCCCTCCGTGGCCCTCGACATGGTCCTGCTGCACGACCACGTCGCCGTCGTGCCCGAGTTCAGCATCGCCGCCACCCCAGGCGGCGAGGACTCCCTGTCCCGGCTCCCCCTGGCCCTGCCGGACTGGTCGCTGGACGTGCAGCTGATGTTCCGCCGGGACGCCCAGCGGACCGTCGCCGTCCAGGCCCTGGTCGAGGCGGCCCAGCGGCTCACCGACCGGATCACCACCACCCGCTGA